The proteins below come from a single Marinobacter bohaiensis genomic window:
- a CDS encoding LysR family transcriptional regulator, with protein sequence MKKDLKIKLGQVGDYEIRLLKVFEAVVECGGFAAAESELSIGRSTISIHIANLEERLDLKLCRRGRGGFSLTEEGIEVYELMKTLFSALESFRSGVNALHVSLTGELRIIASDAICMDPHSRLPDAIARFAEAAPEVNVLLDVKALNDIERMVLNDEADIGFIPCHRQLSGLDYRTLYVDQCHLYCSRAHPLFDAGASPQLLDRVLASKVVHAGIHTSPEVGAQLADMNKAAISYFYEARLAMILSGAYIGFMPDSYVESQVVSGDLRALVPDSKQYALEITAITRSHGRANRARDLFLDILAEETTRSGV encoded by the coding sequence ATGAAGAAAGACCTGAAGATCAAGCTGGGGCAGGTGGGCGATTACGAGATCCGGCTGCTCAAGGTGTTCGAGGCGGTCGTTGAGTGCGGCGGGTTTGCGGCGGCGGAGAGCGAGCTGAGCATCGGCCGATCCACCATCAGCATCCACATCGCCAACCTGGAGGAGCGGCTGGACCTGAAGCTGTGCCGGCGTGGACGCGGTGGCTTCTCGCTGACCGAGGAAGGCATTGAAGTCTACGAGCTGATGAAAACGCTGTTTTCGGCCCTGGAGAGTTTTCGTTCCGGCGTCAATGCCTTACACGTCAGTCTTACGGGTGAGTTGAGGATTATCGCCAGCGACGCCATCTGCATGGACCCCCATTCGCGGCTGCCGGACGCCATCGCCCGATTCGCGGAGGCGGCGCCGGAAGTGAACGTGTTGCTGGACGTCAAAGCCCTCAACGACATCGAGCGGATGGTGCTCAACGATGAGGCGGATATCGGCTTCATTCCCTGCCATCGACAACTGTCCGGCCTGGACTACCGCACCCTCTACGTGGATCAGTGCCACCTCTACTGCAGCCGCGCGCATCCGTTGTTTGACGCCGGGGCGTCGCCGCAGCTCCTGGACCGGGTGCTGGCCAGCAAAGTGGTTCACGCCGGCATTCACACCAGCCCCGAAGTCGGCGCCCAACTGGCCGACATGAACAAGGCGGCGATTTCCTACTTCTACGAGGCGCGTTTGGCCATGATCCTGTCCGGCGCCTACATCGGCTTCATGCCGGACAGCTACGTTGAGTCCCAGGTGGTCTCGGGTGACCTGCGCGCGCTGGTGCCTGACAGCAAGCAGTATGCACTGGAGATCACGGCCATTACCCGCAGCCACGGCCGGGCCAATCGGGCGCGGGATCTGTTCCTGGACATTCTGGCCGAAGAGACGACGCGTTCGGGTGTCTAG
- a CDS encoding NAD-dependent succinate-semialdehyde dehydrogenase, which translates to MKIDHPELFRQQAFINGQWVDAAKGHTFPVFNPSNGDKVADVPDLGGAETAAAIDAADAALKPWQALTAKQRANLLRRWFDLIIAHQDDLARIMTTEQGKPFAEAKGEVVYGASFVEWFAEEAKRLYGDVIPAHGPDKRLLTLKQPIGVVAAITPWNFPIAMITRKVAPALAAGCTVVIKPGEDTPLSALALAQLAQEAGIPEGVINVLPTLQAPEVGRVLCEDGRVRKLSFTGSTPVGKLLMRQCADTVKKVSFELGGNAPFIVFDDADIDAAVSGLIASKFRNAGQTCVCTNRILVQDGVHDAFVEKLNAAVRDLKVGDGFGEGVTIGPLINDKAVSKVRHLVDNAVSAGAQIAQQDAATPDSPNFYPPTVVTGVTADMEIAREEIFGPVATVFRFTEESEAVALANDTPFGLAAYFYSRDIGRVWRVAEALEYGMVGINEGLISTELAPFGGVKESGIGREGSRYGIDDFVEIKYLCMGGIR; encoded by the coding sequence CTGAAAATCGATCATCCAGAGCTGTTCCGCCAACAGGCTTTCATCAACGGCCAGTGGGTCGATGCGGCCAAGGGCCACACCTTCCCCGTGTTCAACCCGAGCAACGGCGACAAGGTTGCCGACGTGCCGGACTTGGGCGGTGCGGAAACCGCCGCGGCCATCGACGCCGCCGATGCGGCGCTCAAACCCTGGCAGGCGCTGACCGCCAAACAGCGCGCCAATCTATTGCGCCGTTGGTTCGATCTGATCATCGCACACCAGGACGACCTGGCCCGCATCATGACCACCGAGCAGGGCAAGCCGTTCGCCGAGGCCAAGGGGGAAGTTGTCTACGGCGCCTCCTTCGTGGAGTGGTTCGCTGAGGAAGCGAAGCGCCTCTACGGCGACGTGATCCCGGCCCACGGCCCGGACAAGCGACTGCTCACCCTGAAGCAGCCGATCGGTGTGGTCGCGGCGATTACGCCCTGGAACTTCCCCATTGCCATGATCACCCGAAAGGTGGCCCCGGCTCTGGCAGCGGGCTGCACCGTGGTGATCAAGCCCGGCGAAGACACCCCGCTGAGTGCCCTGGCCCTGGCGCAACTGGCCCAGGAAGCCGGCATCCCGGAAGGCGTGATCAATGTACTCCCCACCCTGCAAGCGCCGGAAGTTGGCCGCGTGCTGTGTGAGGACGGCCGGGTGCGCAAGCTGTCGTTCACCGGCTCCACCCCGGTGGGCAAGCTGCTGATGCGCCAGTGCGCCGATACGGTCAAGAAGGTGTCCTTCGAGTTGGGCGGCAACGCACCGTTCATCGTCTTTGACGACGCCGACATCGACGCCGCCGTGTCCGGCCTCATCGCCTCCAAGTTCCGTAACGCCGGCCAGACCTGCGTGTGCACGAACCGCATTCTGGTGCAGGACGGCGTCCACGACGCGTTTGTCGAGAAGCTCAACGCCGCGGTGCGCGACCTGAAGGTCGGCGACGGCTTTGGTGAGGGCGTCACCATCGGCCCGCTGATCAACGACAAGGCCGTGAGCAAGGTGCGCCATCTGGTGGACAACGCCGTCTCCGCCGGCGCACAGATCGCCCAGCAGGACGCCGCCACGCCCGACTCCCCGAACTTCTACCCGCCCACCGTCGTTACCGGCGTGACCGCGGACATGGAGATCGCCCGGGAGGAAATCTTCGGCCCGGTGGCCACCGTGTTCCGCTTCACCGAGGAATCCGAGGCGGTGGCACTGGCCAACGACACCCCGTTCGGCCTCGCCGCCTACTTCTACAGCCGCGACATCGGCCGCGTGTGGCGTGTCGCCGAGGCGCTGGAGTACGGCATGGTCGGCATCAACGAGGGTCTGATCTCCACCGAGCTGGCGCCGTTTGGCGGCGTGAAGGAGTCCGGCATTGGCCGCGAAGGCTCCCGCTACGGCATCGACGACTTTGTTGAAATCAAATACCTGTGCATGGGCGGCATTCGCTAG
- the gabT gene encoding 4-aminobutyrate--2-oxoglutarate transaminase — protein sequence MSNASLHQRRADAMAQGQGALHPVYVDKARNAEIWDVEGNRFLDFGSGIAVNNTGHNHPKVQAAVQAQVERFSHTCLMVTPYESAVELAEKLNAIAPGDTPKKSIFVTTGAEAVENCVKIARSYTGRPGVIAFKGGFHGRTNMTMGLTGKVKPYKAGFGPFPGEIYHAPYPNAYHGVSIEESLAALDDLFTCDIEPSRVAAIIIEPVQGEGGFYPAPAEFLQALRAKCDEHGILLIADEIQTGFARTGRLFATEYSGVEPDLMTMAKGIAGGFPISAVVGKAEIMDQPGPGGLGGTYGGSPIGCAAALAVLDVIEEEQLCDRARQIGERMMGRLRDLQGRYPQRIGDIRNLGAMIAMELVVDGDVNQPDAELTKALVGEAQKHGLILLSCGIRGNVIRFLPALTITDDLVDEGMDILAQAFDALS from the coding sequence ATGTCCAACGCATCCCTGCATCAGCGCCGCGCCGACGCCATGGCCCAGGGCCAGGGCGCGCTGCATCCGGTCTACGTCGACAAGGCCCGCAACGCGGAAATCTGGGACGTGGAAGGCAACCGCTTTCTCGATTTCGGCAGCGGGATCGCCGTCAACAACACCGGCCACAACCACCCCAAAGTCCAGGCGGCCGTCCAGGCCCAGGTTGAGCGGTTCAGCCACACCTGTCTGATGGTGACGCCGTACGAATCCGCCGTCGAGCTGGCCGAGAAGCTGAACGCCATAGCGCCGGGCGACACGCCCAAGAAGAGCATCTTCGTCACCACCGGTGCCGAAGCGGTGGAGAACTGCGTCAAGATCGCCCGCTCCTACACCGGGCGTCCGGGCGTGATCGCCTTCAAAGGCGGCTTCCACGGCCGCACCAACATGACCATGGGCCTGACCGGCAAGGTCAAACCCTACAAGGCCGGCTTCGGGCCGTTCCCGGGTGAGATCTACCACGCACCCTACCCGAACGCCTACCACGGCGTGTCCATCGAGGAATCCCTGGCTGCGCTGGATGACCTGTTCACCTGCGACATCGAGCCGAGCCGCGTCGCGGCGATCATCATCGAGCCGGTCCAGGGCGAAGGCGGTTTCTACCCGGCACCGGCGGAATTCCTGCAGGCCCTGCGCGCCAAGTGCGACGAGCACGGCATCCTGCTGATCGCCGACGAAATCCAGACCGGTTTCGCCCGCACCGGCCGCCTGTTCGCTACGGAGTACTCCGGCGTCGAGCCGGACCTGATGACCATGGCCAAAGGTATTGCCGGCGGCTTCCCGATTTCCGCGGTGGTCGGCAAGGCCGAAATCATGGACCAGCCGGGTCCGGGCGGTCTGGGTGGCACTTACGGCGGTTCGCCGATCGGCTGCGCCGCGGCCCTGGCCGTGCTGGACGTGATCGAGGAAGAGCAGCTGTGCGACCGGGCGCGCCAGATCGGCGAGCGCATGATGGGCCGCCTGCGCGACCTGCAGGGCCGCTATCCGCAGCGCATCGGCGACATTCGGAACCTGGGCGCCATGATCGCCATGGAGCTGGTGGTGGACGGCGACGTCAACCAGCCGGACGCGGAGCTGACCAAGGCGCTGGTGGGCGAAGCCCAGAAGCACGGCCTGATCCTGCTGTCCTGTGGTATTCGCGGCAACGTCATCCGCTTCCTGCCAGCGTTGACCATCACCGACGACCTGGTCGACGAAGGCATGGACATCCTGGCCCAGGCGTTCGACGCCCTGAGCTGA
- a CDS encoding NAD(P)/FAD-dependent oxidoreductase — protein sequence MPSTHINSYYAASANDTNVRPTLQGHVKTDVCIIGAGFTGMSTALHLAEQGYKVVVLEGSRIGFGASGRNGGQIVNSYSRDIDFIENHYGKEVGAQMGQMAFEGGRILRRFVDQYNIQCDLKEGGIFAACNSRQFDDLVDRKKLWEAHGHTQLELLDGNQIRQHVGTERYAGGLIDHSGGHFHPLNLVLGEAAAVESLGGVIYENSPALRVREGDKPAVHTEEGCVEADYVLIAGNAYLNGLLPKLESKAMPCGTQIIATEPLSEGIQKRLLPKDNCVEDCNYLLDYFRLSGDGRLIYGGGVTYGAREPEKVESLIVPNMLKTFPELKGTKVDYAWTGNFLLTLMRLPQFGRIGGNVYYAQGYSGHGITCTHLAGKVISDAIRGQAERFDIFASLPQHKFPGGRALRIPLTAMGAWYYNLRDQLGI from the coding sequence GTGCCGAGCACTCACATCAATTCCTACTACGCGGCGTCGGCGAACGACACCAACGTCCGCCCGACCCTGCAAGGGCATGTCAAAACCGACGTCTGCATCATCGGCGCCGGGTTTACCGGCATGTCCACCGCCCTTCACCTGGCCGAGCAGGGCTACAAGGTCGTGGTTCTGGAAGGAAGCCGCATCGGTTTCGGCGCGTCCGGCCGTAACGGCGGGCAGATCGTCAACAGCTACAGCCGCGACATCGATTTCATCGAGAACCACTACGGCAAGGAAGTCGGCGCCCAGATGGGCCAGATGGCCTTCGAGGGCGGCCGCATCCTGCGTCGCTTCGTGGATCAGTACAACATCCAGTGCGATCTGAAGGAAGGCGGTATCTTCGCGGCCTGCAACAGCCGGCAGTTCGATGACCTGGTGGATCGCAAAAAGCTCTGGGAAGCCCATGGCCACACCCAACTGGAGCTGCTGGACGGCAACCAGATCCGTCAGCACGTCGGCACCGAGCGTTACGCCGGCGGCCTGATCGACCATTCCGGCGGCCACTTCCACCCGCTCAACCTGGTGCTGGGCGAAGCAGCTGCCGTGGAATCCCTGGGTGGCGTGATCTACGAGAACTCCCCGGCACTGCGGGTGCGCGAAGGCGACAAGCCGGCGGTGCACACCGAGGAAGGCTGCGTGGAAGCGGATTACGTGCTGATCGCCGGCAACGCCTACCTCAACGGTCTGCTGCCGAAGCTGGAATCCAAGGCCATGCCCTGCGGCACCCAGATCATCGCTACCGAACCACTTTCCGAAGGCATCCAGAAGCGCCTGCTGCCGAAAGACAACTGCGTCGAGGACTGCAACTACCTGCTGGACTACTTCCGTCTGTCCGGGGACGGCCGTCTGATCTACGGCGGCGGCGTCACCTACGGCGCCCGCGAGCCGGAGAAAGTCGAATCCCTGATCGTACCGAACATGCTCAAGACCTTCCCCGAGCTGAAGGGCACCAAGGTGGACTACGCCTGGACGGGCAACTTCCTGCTGACCCTGATGCGTCTGCCGCAGTTCGGGCGCATCGGCGGCAACGTGTATTACGCGCAAGGCTACAGCGGCCACGGCATCACCTGCACGCACCTGGCGGGCAAGGTGATCAGTGACGCGATCCGTGGCCAGGCGGAGCGTTTCGACATCTTCGCCAGCCTGCCCCAGCACAAATTCCCCGGCGGACGCGCCCTGCGTATCCCGCTCACGGCGATGGGGGCCTGGTACTACAACCTGCGCGACCAGCTCGGCATTTGA
- a CDS encoding Na+/H+ antiporter NhaC family protein: protein MTDDTMRTESGFSAPDSDLMDAATVRKPLNSILAYGAILAVFAWMSTWQMDGDTYGFLSLLPSLLIVAVAIKTKRPLESIFAGIIAGSLLIDPASIFTSLGDLSMNVVQNETIAWIVLVCGMMGGLINMLERGGSVLSFGEMLAKRIKTKRGTMLTTSALGLAVFIDDYLNSLAVSASMKNLTDRFKISREKLAFLVDSTAAPVCILVPISTWAVYFGALLEENGAVADGQGMSLYIESIPYMAYGWAALIVVWLVAMGYLKDFGPMKKAEERARNGQPIPDGVQNTGFDTSKVRRTSTTVGLLNFLLPMAVLIAASVYYEIDLLLGALVASIFTMVLYFWQRLMSFGELTDAMLDGFKVMLHPIAVVCAGFMVKAINDELGMTPYIIETISPYLSPAILPALVFATMAAVVFSTGSSWGVFVVSLPIVIPMAQAMDMSMPLTVGALLSASAFGSHACFFSDSTVLSSTGSGCTPMQHGLTQIPYALIGAALAFVSFLVMGFWLA from the coding sequence ATGACAGATGACACGATGCGTACCGAAAGCGGGTTTTCCGCGCCGGACAGCGACCTGATGGACGCCGCGACGGTCCGAAAACCGCTCAACTCCATCCTGGCCTACGGCGCCATCCTGGCGGTTTTTGCCTGGATGTCCACCTGGCAGATGGACGGCGACACCTACGGCTTTCTGAGCCTGTTGCCCTCACTGCTGATCGTCGCGGTCGCCATCAAGACCAAGCGCCCCCTGGAATCCATCTTCGCCGGCATCATCGCCGGTTCCCTGCTGATCGACCCGGCCAGCATCTTCACCAGCCTCGGCGATCTGTCGATGAACGTGGTCCAGAACGAGACCATCGCCTGGATCGTGCTGGTCTGCGGCATGATGGGCGGCCTGATCAACATGCTGGAACGCGGCGGCAGCGTGCTCAGCTTTGGCGAGATGCTGGCCAAGCGCATCAAGACCAAGCGCGGCACCATGCTGACCACCTCGGCGCTGGGCCTGGCGGTCTTCATCGACGACTACCTGAACTCCCTGGCGGTCTCCGCCTCCATGAAGAACCTGACCGACCGTTTCAAGATCTCCCGCGAGAAGCTGGCGTTCCTGGTGGATTCCACCGCCGCGCCGGTCTGCATCCTGGTGCCGATCTCCACCTGGGCGGTCTACTTCGGCGCGCTGCTGGAAGAGAACGGCGCGGTCGCCGACGGCCAGGGCATGTCCCTGTACATCGAGTCCATTCCGTACATGGCGTACGGCTGGGCGGCCCTGATCGTTGTCTGGCTGGTGGCCATGGGCTACCTGAAAGACTTCGGCCCCATGAAGAAAGCCGAAGAGCGTGCCCGCAACGGCCAACCGATTCCGGACGGCGTCCAGAACACCGGTTTCGATACCAGTAAGGTCCGTCGCACCTCAACCACCGTGGGCCTTCTGAACTTCCTGCTGCCGATGGCCGTGCTCATCGCCGCCAGCGTCTACTACGAGATCGACCTGCTGCTGGGCGCGCTGGTGGCCTCCATCTTCACCATGGTGCTGTACTTCTGGCAGCGTCTGATGAGCTTCGGCGAACTGACCGACGCCATGCTGGATGGCTTCAAGGTGATGCTGCACCCGATCGCGGTGGTCTGCGCCGGCTTCATGGTCAAGGCCATCAACGACGAACTGGGTATGACCCCGTACATCATCGAAACCATCAGCCCGTACCTGTCTCCGGCGATCCTGCCGGCGCTGGTGTTCGCGACCATGGCCGCGGTGGTCTTCTCCACCGGTTCGAGCTGGGGTGTGTTCGTGGTGTCCCTGCCGATCGTGATTCCGATGGCCCAGGCAATGGACATGTCCATGCCGCTGACCGTCGGCGCCCTGCTGTCGGCCTCCGCCTTCGGCAGCCACGCCTGCTTCTTCAGTGACTCCACGGTGCTGTCGTCCACCGGCTCCGGCTGTACGCCGATGCAGCACGGCCTGACACAGATCCCGTACGCCCTGATTGGCGCGGCCCTGGCCTTTGTCTCCTTCCTGGTGATGGGTTTCTGGCTGGCCTGA
- a CDS encoding glutamine amidotransferase-related protein has product MSLKIGILATGITPDDLLDQYGSYADMFVSLFSQAGYDFTYETYDVRDDVFPASADACDAWIITGSKANVYEKTPWMAQLKELILAIYDTGRPMVGICFGHQIIAEAFGADVNKYPGGWGVGLHSYALNRAVPGLDPNARRFQLSAMHQDQVLSKPDNAEVVAASAFCPFAALQYDDRILTLQAHPEFNVDFETNLVRSRRADPIPPRAADEALGALGQASARTDSVAVAHWMASFLTRQQAVAKSA; this is encoded by the coding sequence ATGAGTCTGAAGATTGGAATACTGGCCACCGGCATCACACCGGACGATTTGCTGGATCAATACGGTTCCTACGCCGACATGTTCGTCAGCCTGTTCAGCCAGGCGGGCTACGATTTCACCTACGAGACTTACGACGTCCGCGACGACGTCTTCCCGGCGTCTGCTGACGCCTGTGATGCCTGGATCATCACCGGTTCCAAGGCGAACGTTTATGAGAAGACGCCCTGGATGGCGCAGCTCAAGGAGCTGATCCTGGCGATCTATGACACCGGCCGGCCCATGGTGGGCATTTGCTTCGGTCACCAGATCATCGCCGAAGCCTTCGGTGCCGACGTCAACAAGTACCCCGGTGGCTGGGGCGTGGGGCTGCACAGCTACGCCCTGAACCGGGCCGTGCCGGGGCTGGACCCGAACGCCCGCCGATTCCAGTTGAGTGCCATGCACCAGGATCAGGTCCTGAGCAAGCCCGACAACGCTGAAGTCGTTGCGGCGTCCGCGTTCTGCCCGTTCGCGGCCCTGCAGTACGACGATCGGATCCTCACGCTGCAGGCACACCCGGAATTCAACGTGGATTTCGAGACCAATCTGGTCCGGTCGCGCCGGGCCGATCCGATTCCGCCGCGTGCGGCCGATGAGGCCCTGGGAGCTCTCGGCCAGGCATCCGCCCGGACCGACTCCGTGGCGGTGGCGCACTGGATGGCCTCGTTCCTGACTCGCCAGCAGGCGGTGGCCAAGTCCGCCTGA
- a CDS encoding glutamine synthetase family protein yields MTINKKQDHNRDLDLFITDLNGNLRGKRMPPNGLRKVMKEGLKLPRSVMGFDFWGADVLDNGLVFETGDSDGVCRPVSDEPTPVPWSSAPRDQMLAMMFNPDGSPFGADPRQVLKKIVDRFAEHGLTPVMATELEFYLMDAEAETRQRPLPPALRDGDGRRLSHTEGYAMEEMDGFEAFFADVRSACETQGIGADTIIAEMGPGQFEVNLNHVPDPLDAADQAILFKRLVRGVSRRHGYAATFMAKPYAEESGNGFHVHFSLLDADGNNVFDNGTEQGSDVLKHAIAGLMQTMPDSMLTFAPHLNSYRRFMPGAYAPTFASWGYENRTVALRVPESPNVARRIEHRVAGADANPYLVLASVLAGALYGIEHKLAPSAPVEGDAYAEENPEFPLPCEWPEATDRFDQSEILREYLGEEFVRVYAAAKRQERRLLNERISDVEYDAYLGLL; encoded by the coding sequence ATGACGATCAACAAAAAACAGGACCACAACCGCGACCTGGACCTCTTCATCACGGATCTGAACGGGAACCTGCGTGGCAAGCGCATGCCGCCCAATGGCCTCAGGAAGGTCATGAAAGAAGGGCTGAAACTGCCCCGTTCGGTCATGGGCTTTGATTTCTGGGGGGCTGACGTGCTCGACAACGGCCTGGTGTTCGAGACCGGCGACAGCGACGGCGTCTGCAGGCCCGTCTCTGACGAACCGACGCCGGTCCCCTGGTCCAGCGCGCCGCGTGACCAGATGCTGGCCATGATGTTCAATCCGGACGGCAGCCCGTTTGGCGCCGACCCGAGGCAGGTCCTGAAAAAGATCGTGGACCGCTTCGCCGAGCATGGCCTGACGCCGGTCATGGCCACCGAGCTTGAGTTCTACCTGATGGACGCTGAGGCGGAAACCCGTCAGCGCCCGCTGCCGCCGGCCCTGCGCGACGGTGACGGGCGCCGCCTGTCCCATACCGAAGGCTACGCGATGGAGGAAATGGACGGTTTCGAGGCCTTCTTCGCCGACGTCCGCTCCGCCTGCGAAACCCAGGGCATCGGCGCCGACACCATCATCGCCGAAATGGGCCCGGGCCAGTTTGAGGTCAACCTCAATCACGTGCCCGATCCCCTGGACGCGGCCGATCAGGCGATCCTGTTCAAGCGCCTGGTTCGCGGCGTGTCTCGTCGTCACGGCTATGCCGCCACCTTCATGGCCAAGCCATACGCGGAGGAAAGCGGCAACGGCTTCCACGTGCATTTCAGCCTGCTCGATGCCGACGGCAACAACGTGTTCGACAACGGCACAGAGCAGGGCAGCGACGTGCTCAAGCACGCCATTGCCGGCCTGATGCAGACCATGCCTGACAGCATGCTCACTTTTGCACCGCACCTGAACTCCTATCGTCGCTTCATGCCGGGCGCCTACGCGCCGACCTTTGCCAGTTGGGGTTACGAAAACCGCACGGTGGCCCTGCGCGTACCGGAGAGCCCCAATGTGGCGCGGCGCATCGAGCACCGGGTGGCCGGTGCCGACGCCAACCCGTACCTGGTGCTGGCATCGGTGCTGGCCGGCGCGCTCTACGGCATCGAGCACAAGCTGGCGCCGTCAGCGCCGGTGGAAGGGGATGCCTACGCTGAGGAAAACCCGGAGTTTCCGCTGCCCTGCGAATGGCCGGAAGCCACCGACCGCTTCGACCAGAGCGAGATCCTGCGGGAATACCTGGGCGAGGAGTTCGTGCGCGTCTACGCCGCTGCCAAGCGCCAGGAGCGCCGACTGCTGAACGAGCGTATCTCGGATGTGGAGTATGACGCCTATCTCGGTCTGCTCTGA
- a CDS encoding aspartate aminotransferase family protein: MLHTTKANGTDPAEIQATDARHHLHPFTDTQALNDKGSRVIDRAEGVRVWDAEGNELIDGMAGLWCVNLGYGRQELVDAASEQLRTLPYYNTFFQSTHAPVTRLAKAIADIAPGDLNRVFFANSGSEAVDTMIRMVRQYWTLKGKPYRKLLIARDNAYHGSTLAGASLGGMGPMHAQSAPLLPGIERIRQPYWYGEADGLSEDEFGLACARALEDKLLEVGPDNVAAFVGEPIQGAGGVIVPPATYWPEIQRICRKYDILLVADEVICGYGRTGSWFGCQTFGFQPDIMTMAKGLSSGYLPISAVAVGDRIADTLIESGGEFAHGFTYSGHPAAAAVALENIRLLRDEGVIESVASDIGPHFQSKLRNVLGEHPLCGHIEGVGLIAGIALVWDRKNKTFFDRDVGTLCRDECTAAGLIARACGNRIVLSPPLVIRRDEVDELVDRLRTALDNTYAQAVTGVPQ, encoded by the coding sequence ATGCTGCACACAACAAAAGCAAACGGCACCGACCCGGCTGAAATCCAGGCCACCGACGCCCGTCACCACCTGCATCCATTTACCGACACCCAGGCCCTGAACGACAAGGGCTCGCGGGTCATCGATCGCGCCGAGGGCGTGCGCGTCTGGGACGCCGAGGGCAACGAACTGATCGACGGCATGGCCGGCCTCTGGTGCGTCAATCTGGGCTATGGCCGGCAGGAGCTGGTCGACGCGGCCTCCGAGCAGCTCAGAACGCTGCCCTACTACAACACCTTCTTCCAGAGCACCCACGCGCCGGTCACGCGTCTGGCCAAGGCCATCGCTGACATCGCGCCGGGCGACCTCAACCGGGTGTTCTTTGCCAATTCCGGCTCCGAGGCGGTCGACACCATGATCCGCATGGTACGCCAGTACTGGACACTGAAAGGCAAGCCCTACCGCAAGCTGCTCATTGCCCGCGACAATGCCTACCACGGCAGTACCCTGGCCGGCGCCAGTCTGGGGGGGATGGGGCCGATGCACGCCCAGTCCGCACCGCTGCTGCCGGGGATCGAGCGCATTCGCCAGCCCTACTGGTACGGCGAGGCCGACGGTCTGTCGGAAGACGAGTTCGGCCTGGCCTGCGCCCGGGCCCTGGAAGACAAGCTGCTGGAAGTCGGACCGGACAACGTGGCCGCGTTCGTCGGCGAGCCGATCCAGGGCGCCGGTGGCGTGATCGTACCGCCGGCCACCTACTGGCCAGAGATCCAGCGCATCTGCCGCAAGTACGACATTCTGCTGGTGGCGGACGAAGTCATCTGCGGCTACGGCCGCACCGGCAGCTGGTTCGGCTGCCAGACGTTCGGTTTCCAGCCGGACATCATGACCATGGCCAAAGGCCTGTCCTCCGGCTACCTGCCGATTTCCGCCGTAGCGGTGGGCGACCGGATCGCCGATACCCTGATTGAGTCCGGCGGCGAATTCGCCCACGGCTTCACCTATTCCGGTCACCCGGCCGCCGCGGCTGTGGCGCTGGAGAACATCCGGCTGCTGCGCGACGAGGGTGTGATCGAATCGGTCGCCTCCGACATCGGCCCCCACTTCCAGTCGAAGCTGCGCAACGTCCTCGGCGAGCACCCGCTGTGCGGCCACATCGAAGGGGTTGGCCTGATTGCCGGCATTGCCCTGGTCTGGGATCGCAAGAATAAGACCTTTTTCGACCGGGACGTGGGCACCCTGTGCCGCGATGAGTGCACGGCCGCCGGGCTGATCGCCCGCGCCTGCGGTAACCGCATCGTGCTGTCACCGCCATTGGTGATTCGCCGCGACGAGGTAGACGAGCTGGTGGACCGGCTGCGCACCGCCCTCGACAACACCTATGCGCAAGCGGTGACCGGTGTGCCGCAATAA
- a CDS encoding helix-turn-helix domain-containing protein, giving the protein MKDRVSQIQANESWQKNLAVLIEHQRLRSFPAVLEQFLSTLCFFDTILLLTYKESLRPILVHPSDPEEQSDTLRQYIKHAYVLDPLFHTIKDGQSSGIVRLVEIMPDSFKSTEYYQTCYQNFGLVDEINMLIRIDEKVTFAITLGRKASLDSISRSELNALQEFYPVISALVRQFWLAQSGEFLQYGRSDGPMKRALRTFASGVLTQREREITDLILRGFSSQAIADHLKISVGTVKVHRKNIHTRLNTSTQAEIFTQFIAHLNSLEDHH; this is encoded by the coding sequence ATGAAAGATCGCGTCAGCCAGATCCAGGCCAATGAAAGCTGGCAGAAAAACCTCGCCGTGCTGATCGAGCATCAGCGGCTACGCAGCTTTCCGGCGGTACTGGAACAATTCCTGTCGACGCTGTGCTTCTTCGACACCATCCTGCTGCTGACCTACAAGGAATCCCTGCGCCCGATCCTGGTCCACCCGTCGGATCCCGAAGAGCAGAGCGACACCCTGCGCCAGTACATCAAACACGCCTATGTGCTCGATCCGCTGTTCCACACGATCAAGGACGGCCAGAGTTCGGGGATTGTCCGGCTGGTTGAGATCATGCCGGATTCGTTCAAGAGCACGGAGTACTACCAGACCTGCTACCAGAATTTCGGCCTGGTGGACGAGATCAACATGCTGATCCGCATCGACGAGAAGGTCACGTTCGCCATCACCCTGGGGCGCAAGGCCTCGCTGGACTCGATTTCCCGCAGCGAGCTGAACGCGCTGCAGGAGTTCTACCCGGTGATCAGCGCCCTGGTGCGCCAGTTCTGGCTGGCCCAGTCCGGTGAATTCCTGCAGTACGGCCGTTCCGACGGCCCCATGAAGCGCGCCCTGCGCACCTTTGCCAGCGGAGTGCTCACCCAGCGCGAGCGGGAAATCACCGACCTGATCCTGCGGGGTTTCTCCTCCCAGGCGATCGCCGACCACCTGAAAATCAGCGTGGGCACGGTCAAGGTGCATCGCAAGAACATCCACACGCGCCTGAACACCTCGACCCAGGCGGAAATCTTCACCCAGTTCATCGCCCACCTGAACAGTCTCGAAGACCATCACTGA